From Scytonema millei VB511283, the proteins below share one genomic window:
- a CDS encoding glycosyltransferase family 2 protein yields the protein MEIVNFFLCDSPRLSLSNLALPIAPSAFFPDSRLPTPDSRLMQLLVSIITIFLNAEDYIEEAIASAIAQSYDVWELLLVDDGSTDGSSKIARDYSDRYPEKIRYLEHSGHENRGMSASRNLGIQHARGDYIAFLDADDVYLPDKIAQQVAILESHPEVGLVCGRTKWWYSWTGNESDRLRDFLQKYALPLNTVISPPAILILFLKDEWASLCDILVRRQAVETVNGYETSFRGMYEDQAFHAKLCLKYPAFVSSQCWYLYRQHSQACTTDSHVSGKTLAARQIFLTWLEDYLAKSGLQQSEVWRVVQQQLFPYRHPHLHRLWLKWRFGIVWRGQKMWKKFGSVFNFNF from the coding sequence GTGGAGATTGTAAATTTCTTTCTTTGCGACTCTCCGCGACTCTCCCTCAGCAACCTGGCGCTCCCGATCGCTCCCTCAGCCTTCTTCCCCGACTCCCGACTCCCGACTCCCGACTCCCGACTCATGCAGCTACTTGTTTCAATTATTACTATATTTTTAAATGCTGAGGATTATATTGAAGAGGCGATCGCCAGCGCGATCGCTCAGTCATACGATGTTTGGGAACTGTTACTGGTTGATGATGGTTCTACGGATGGCAGTAGCAAAATTGCTCGCGACTATAGCGATCGATATCCTGAAAAAATTCGCTATTTAGAACATTCAGGGCATGAAAATCGCGGTATGAGTGCCTCGCGCAATCTGGGGATTCAGCACGCACGAGGGGATTACATCGCCTTTTTAGATGCGGATGACGTTTATTTACCCGATAAAATTGCCCAACAAGTTGCAATTTTAGAGTCTCATCCTGAAGTTGGCTTGGTTTGCGGCAGAACGAAATGGTGGTACAGCTGGACGGGAAACGAGAGCGATCGCTTGCGAGATTTTCTCCAAAAGTATGCATTACCTTTGAATACTGTGATTTCTCCACCTGCCATTCTGATTCTATTTTTAAAAGATGAATGGGCTTCACTTTGCGATATTTTGGTGCGTCGCCAAGCTGTTGAAACTGTCAATGGATATGAAACATCTTTTCGCGGTATGTATGAAGACCAAGCCTTTCATGCCAAACTCTGCTTGAAATATCCAGCTTTCGTATCGAGCCAATGTTGGTATCTCTATCGCCAGCACTCCCAAGCCTGTACTACTGACTCTCACGTTAGTGGCAAAACTCTAGCAGCGCGACAAATTTTTCTGACGTGGCTAGAAGACTATCTTGCTAAGTCAGGATTGCAGCAATCGGAAGTTTGGCGAGTCGTCCAACAGCAACTTTTTCCTTACCGTCATCCCCACCTACACCGACTCTGGTTGAAGTGGCGGTTTGGCATTGTGTGGCGCGGACAAAAGATGTGGAAAAAATTCGGTTCTGTTTTTAATTTTAACTTTTAA
- a CDS encoding NAD-dependent epimerase/dehydratase family protein, producing MRFIITGGAGFIGSHLIETLLTQGHEAIAVDNLISGKRQNLPQHPQLIFIQKDILACQPEDFPHPIDGIIHLAATPSVTESWLQPLVSHRNNLSATLAVIHLCQALKIPKLVFASSAAVYGKQRTLPIVETLTPIPISPYGLQKLTSEQYASLFAAQIGFSFIGLRLFNAFGSRQIPNSPYSGAISIFVAAMQQGLPIAIYGDGTQTRDFIYVKDVAAAFTQAAIAPLEPGSTYICNIGTDNSISLNQLVEILKQCFPNWRSDIKYFPSRLGDIQHSQADISQANLLLNFQPQWSVASGMKDFVKGSSFQ from the coding sequence ATGCGTTTTATTATTACTGGCGGCGCGGGTTTTATTGGTTCTCACCTAATAGAAACATTATTGACACAAGGTCACGAAGCGATCGCTGTCGATAATTTAATCTCAGGTAAGCGGCAAAATCTGCCACAACATCCGCAATTGATATTTATTCAAAAAGATATTCTTGCTTGCCAACCAGAAGACTTTCCCCATCCAATTGACGGCATCATTCATCTAGCTGCAACTCCATCAGTGACAGAATCTTGGCTGCAACCGTTAGTATCTCACCGTAACAACCTCTCAGCTACCCTAGCTGTGATTCATCTGTGTCAAGCTTTAAAAATTCCCAAACTCGTTTTTGCCAGTTCCGCTGCTGTTTATGGCAAACAGAGGACTTTACCAATTGTGGAAACTCTTACCCCTATTCCCATTTCTCCTTATGGTTTGCAAAAATTGACCAGCGAACAGTATGCCAGTTTGTTTGCAGCGCAGATTGGCTTTTCCTTTATCGGACTGCGGTTATTTAATGCCTTCGGTTCCCGCCAAATTCCAAATTCTCCCTATTCTGGGGCGATCTCGATTTTTGTGGCTGCTATGCAGCAAGGACTGCCGATCGCCATTTATGGTGATGGTACGCAAACGAGAGATTTTATCTATGTCAAAGATGTTGCCGCTGCTTTTACCCAAGCCGCGATCGCTCCTCTCGAACCTGGTTCTACCTACATTTGTAACATCGGTACAGACAATTCTATTTCCCTCAATCAACTTGTAGAAATTTTAAAACAGTGTTTTCCCAATTGGCGATCGGACATAAAATACTTCCCTTCCCGCCTCGGTGATATTCAACACTCCCAAGCCGATATTTCCCAAGCTAATTTACTCCTAAATTTTCAACCGCAATGGTCAGTTGCATCAGGTATGAAAGACTTTGTTAAAGGGAGCAGTTTTCAGTGA